The DNA region CTATTGTCTTTAAAAGATTGGAGGGTGGGTTAGTCTATGTACGTTGCCTCGCCGCCGCCTTCCGAGGCCGCCGGGCTTATCAATGCCGGAAAGAAGAGGGGTTTAGTCGTTGTTGTCGGCGTCTGTGAGGTTTCTTATTCGGGCAGGGCCGCGGCTTCGCTGGGACCCGGCCGCCGCCTTGTCATAATTAAAAGGGACGGTACCCTGCTGGTGCACGAGGCGGAGAAGGCTCAACCGCGTATCTGGAACCCGCCTGGGAGCTCCACTGCGGCGTATGTAGAGGAGGGGAGGCTTGTGGTTAAGAGTGTCAGGCAGAGGCCTTTTGAGATCGTTAGAGTTGTTTTCCACGCGGTGGATTTCGTGGCGGCTTTTGAAGTGAGCTCGACAGACTTGGTGCTTGTGGGTACTGAGAAGGACCTAGTAGAGGCGCTGGTGAGGAACCCCTCGTTTATTGAAGAGGGTCTGGAGATTGTGGGGGTTGAGGTCCCCGTGGAGGCGGGGCATGTAGACATCTTAGCCAGGGACAAGGAGGGCAGGTATGTAGTTATTGAAGTGAAGAGGGACTTGGCTACACACGAAGCGGTTTTCCAGCTTGCAAGGTATGTCGAAACGTACAAGAGGAAGGGCCACGCGGCTAGAGGGGTGCTGGTGGCAGGCGACATATCGGCATCGGCATATGAGTATTTGAAGAGGTTCGGTTTGCAGTTTGTAAAGGTTAATCCGAGAGAATTGACAGTAGCAACGTATAAATCCACGACTGAGAAGTAAGCTAATACTTCTTCGACGTGGAGGGTATCCAAATCTACTTGTACTTACAATAGTATCTATTGTTATCATTTAAAATCTTTATTATTAATATTTCTTAGTTTTTAGTAATATTACAACTTTGTATAGTTTTATTTTTTCGATAGGAAAAGTAATATCTTAAAATTGCATGTTGTTTTTTAAATACGTATACGTATACATTCGTGTATAGAGTACTGGTTAACCGGGACCAGGGAAGGATTCTCGTGACAGGAAAGGACAGAGACTTAAAGCTTTTGGAGGAGGGGTGGGAGCTTGTTTTTGAGTCCTTTGAGTGGGATGAGGCTTTTGACTTCGCCTTGGA from Pyrobaculum arsenaticum DSM 13514 includes:
- the nucS gene encoding endonuclease NucS; translation: MYVASPPPSEAAGLINAGKKRGLVVVVGVCEVSYSGRAAASLGPGRRLVIIKRDGTLLVHEAEKAQPRIWNPPGSSTAAYVEEGRLVVKSVRQRPFEIVRVVFHAVDFVAAFEVSSTDLVLVGTEKDLVEALVRNPSFIEEGLEIVGVEVPVEAGHVDILARDKEGRYVVIEVKRDLATHEAVFQLARYVETYKRKGHAARGVLVAGDISASAYEYLKRFGLQFVKVNPRELTVATYKSTTEK